The following proteins are co-located in the Manihot esculenta cultivar AM560-2 chromosome 7, M.esculenta_v8, whole genome shotgun sequence genome:
- the LOC110619557 gene encoding F-box protein CPR1, with translation MSHNIPQDLLIEMLSSFPVKLLLKCRCACKAWDCLITNPFFTAKHLKKAAARNSELLLFRYYIDGGNERYLLHTNESFPENPVEELHCPLKSLNHFVNIVGSCNGILCLSDDVNGVYTNRAALWNPSVRKIVTIPSPNITLDSGGQLFHSLGFGFDSKLDDYKLVRVVYMEDNNFGIDIPPLVEIYSLRRRCWRLIRHDLKYFNTASAQSAFVNGACHWAAYKPKNGNGVCNVIVSFALGEEAFGEMLVPKCLVDKYLFMDVAAFDGSLLLVPFHEMTGEEDWFSVWMMKKYGDVESWIKLFNISHLEGIQRLVAVRPNGKFLLAKEDGKLVFYDPNTEEILDTGIFGEQNSFYLDILVDSLVLVGESNEFTEIKEEDAFTSGSVSSSLVVNDKASEESREES, from the coding sequence ATGTCCCATAACATTCCTCAAGACTTGCTTATAGAAATGTTATCAAGCTTTCCAGTGAAATTACTTCTCAAATGCAGGTGCGCTTGTAAAGCTTGGGACTGTTTAATCACCAATCCTTTTTTCACAGCGAAGCACCTCAAGAAAGCGGCTGCAAGAAACAGTGAACTCCTTCTCTTTAGGTATTACATCGACGGTGGAAATGAACGTTATTTGCTACACACAAATGAGTCTTTCCCTGAAAATCCTGTTGAGGAACTCCATTGCCCATTAAAGAGCTTGAATCATTTTGTTAATATAGTGGGTTCTTGTAATGGGATTTTGTGTCTATCTGATGATGTTAATGGCGTGTACACTAACAGAGCTGCTTTATGGAACCCTAGTGTTAGAAAGATTGTTACTATACCTTCTCCTAACATTACTCTTGATTCAGGTGGACAGCTTTTTCACTCACTTGGGTTTGGTTTTGATTCCAAATTAGATGATTATAAGTTGGTGAGAGTTGTGTATATGGAAGATAATAACTTTGGCATTGATATTCCGCCTTTGGTTGAGATTTACAGTTTGAGAAGGAGGTGCTGGAGATTGATTCGTCATGATCTGAAATATTTCAATACTGCGAGCGCACAGTCTGCTTTTGTGAATGGAGCTTGTCATTGGGCTGCCTATAAGCCAAAGAATGGGAATGGTGTATGCAATGTGATTGTGTCGTTTGCTTTGGGAGAAGAGGCTTTTGGGGAAATGCTAGTGCCAAAATGTTTGGTTGACAAATATCTCTTCATGGATGTTGCAGCTTTTGATGGATCACTTTTGCTGGTTCCTTTCCACGAAATGACTGGGGAAGAAGATTGGTTTTCAGTTTGGATGATGAAAAAATATGGTGATGTAGAATCCTGGATCAAACTTTTCAATATTTCACATTTGGAAGGGATACAAAGGTTAGTTGCAGTTAGGCCAAATGGTAAGTTTCTATTGGCAAAAGAAGATGGAAAGCTGGTTTTCTATGATCCAAACACTGAAGAAATATTGGATACAGGAATTTTTGGGGAACAAAACTCCTTTTATTTGGATATTTTAGTGGATAGTCTTGTTTTAGTGGGTGAATCAAATGAATTTACAGAAATCAAGGAGGAGGATGCATTTACTTCTGGTTCTGTTTCTAGTTCACTGGTGGTAAATGATAAAGCAAGTGAAGAATCAAGGGAAGAATCATAG
- the LOC110618411 gene encoding F-box protein CPR1, with amino-acid sequence MIFFKNQERKMPDQLSEQMLTRMFSSFPVKLLLKCRCVCKAWDSLITNPSFIDEHLKKTAARKSELLLFRYYINVELFKGKEHYLLYTDETFPEKPVKELDCPLKCLSRFINIVGSCNGVICLSDDFSGTYTDRAALWNPSVRKIVSIPCANVTFHSHGPFFHSLGFGFDSKADDYKLVRVAYIGDEYFDFVDIPPLVEIFSLRERYWKRVHNNLNYVICECSTSAFVDGACHWVASVTKNGVSVGRVIVSFSLGDELFREMELPKCLVEEYIIMDVAAFDGSLLLVPFMKKNGKEDWFSVWIMREYGVARSWTKLFSFSKEERVERLVAFRQNGEILLAKRGGKLVSYDPNTKKTTATGIVGDARSFYLDTLVDSLVLIGESNEFTEEDASSCGSCSSLMEIDEASGESTEEE; translated from the coding sequence ATGATTTTTTTCAAGAACCAAGAAAGAAAAATGCCTGATCAACTTTCTGAACAGATGCTCACAAGAATGTTTTCAAGCTTTCCGGTGAAATTACTCCTGAAATGCAGGTGCGTTTGTAAAGCTTGGGACTCTTTAATCACCAATCCTTCTTTCATAGATGAGCACCTCAAGAAAACGGCTGCAAGAAAAAGTGAACTACTTCTCTTTAGATATTATATCAACGTAGAGCTATTCAAAGGAAAGGAGCATTATTTGCTATACACAGACGAGACTTTTCCTGAAAAACCAGTTAAAGAACTCGATTGCCCATTAAAGTGCTTATCTCGTTTTATTAATATAGTGGGTTCTTGTAATGGAGTTATCTGTCTATCTGATGATTTTAGTGGCACTTACACTGATAGAGCTGCTTTATGGAACCCTAGTGTCAGAAAGATTGTTTCTATTCCTTGTGCTAATGTTACGTTTCATTCTCATGGACCCTTTTTTCACTCTCTTGGGTTTGGTTTTGATTCCAAAGCTGATGACTATAAGTTGGTGAGAGTAGCGTATATAGGAGACGAATATTTTGACTTCGTTGATATTCCTCCTTTGGTTGAGATTTTCAGTTTGAGAGAGAGGTATTGGAAAAGGGTTCATAATAATCTGAATTATGTAATCTGTGAGTGTTCAACTTCTGCTTTTGTCGATGGAGCTTGTCATTGGGTTGCCTCTGTAACAAAGAATGGAGTTAGTGTAGGCCGAGTGATTGTGTCGTTTTCTTTGGGAGATGAATTGTTTAGGGAAATGGAGTTACCAAAGTGTTTGGTTGAAGAATATATCATCATGGATGTTGCAGCGTTTGATGGATCACTTTTGCTGGTTCCTTTTATGAAAAAGAATGGGAAAGAAGATTGGTTTTCAGTTTGGATAATGAGAGAATATGGTGTTGCAAGATCTTGGACCAAACTTTTCAGCTTTTCAAAGGAGGAAAGGGTAGAAAGGTTAGTTGCATTTAGGCAAAATGGTGAGATTCTGTTGGCAAAAAGAGGTGGGAAGCTAGTTTCCTATGATCCAAACACAAAAAAAACCACTGCTACAGGAATTGTGGGCGATGCACGGTCCTTTTATTTGGATACTTTAGTGGATAGTCTTGTTTTAATAGGTGAATCAAATGAATTTACAGAGGAGGATGCATCTAGTTGTGGTTCTTGTAGTTCACTGATGGAAATTGATGAAGCAAGTGGAGAATCAACTGAAGAAGAATAG
- the LOC110619810 gene encoding F-box protein CPR1 codes for MPDQLSIQMLARMFSSFPVKLLVKCRCVCKAWDFLITDPSFIDEHLKKTAARKSELLIFRYYINIAPFEGNEHYLLYKDESFPENPVEELDSPLRGLSTFVNIVGSCNGVICLFDYLNRMYTERAALWNPSVRKIVSIPCPNVTFDSRGPFFYSLGFGFDSTTDDYKLVRVAYTGDDHFNFVDIPPLVEIFSLRGMYWKMVYNNLNYVICGCSTSAFLNGACHWVGSAPRSAVGVGDVIVSFSLGDELFRVMKIPNCLVNEYLFLDVAAFDGSLLLVPFMKKNGEEDWFSVWIMREYGVARSWTKLFSISKEEGVERLVAFRQNGEVLLANEDGRLVSYDPNTEKITATGIVGSAQSFYLDTLVDSLVLIGESNEFTEMEYASSCGSVSSSLMAIDRASGESTEEEWGE; via the coding sequence ATGCCTGATCAACTTTCTATACAGATGCTCGCAAGAATGTTTTCAAGCTTTCCGGTGAAATTACTCGTGAAATGCAGGTGCGTTTGTAAAGCTTGGGACTTTTTAATCACCGATCCTTCTTTCATAGATGAGCACCTCAAGAAAACGGCTGCAAGAAAAAGTGAACTACTTATCTTCAGGTATTATATCAACATAGCACCGTTCGAAGGAAATGAACATTATTTGCTATACAAAGACGAGAGTTTCCCTGAAAACCCAGTAGAAGAACTCGATAGCCCATTAAGGGGCTTATCTACTTTTGTTAATATAGTGGGTTCTTGTAATGGAGTTATCTGTCTATTTGATTATTTGAATCGCATGTACACTGAGAGAGCTGCTTTATGGAACCCTAGTGTCAGAAAGATTGTTTCTATTCCTTGTCCTAATGTTACGTTTGATTCTCGTGGACCCTTTTTTTACTCACTTGGGTTTGGTTTTGATTCCACAACTGATGACTATAAGTTGGTGAGAGTAGCGTATACAGGGGACGATCATTTTAATTTCGTTGATATTCCTCCTTTGGTTGAGATTTTCAGTTTGAGAGGGATGTATTGGAAAATGGTTTATAATAATCTGAATTATGTAATTTGTGGGTGTTCAACTTCTGCTTTTCTCAATGGAGCTTGTCATTGGGTCGGCTCTGCGCCAAGGAGTGCGGTTGGTGTAGGCGATGTGATCGTGTCGTTTTCTTTGGGAGATGAATTGTTCAGGGTAATGAAGATACCAAATTGTTTGGTTAACGAATATCTCTTCCTGGATGTTGCAGCGTTTGATGGATCACTTTTGCTGGTTCCTTTTATGAAAAAGAATGGGGAAGAAGATTGGTTTTCAGTTTGGATAATGAGAGAATATGGTGTTGCAAGATCTTGGACCAAACTTTTCAGTATTTCAAAGGAGGAAGGGGTAGAAAGGTTAGTTGCATTTAGGCAAAATGGCGAGGTTCTGTTGGCAAACGAAGATGGAAGGCTAGTTTCCTATGATCCAAACACAGAAAAAATCACTGCTACAGGAATTGTGGGCAGTGCACAGTCCTTTTATTTGGATACTTTAGTGGATAGTCTTGTTTTAATAGGTGAATCAAATGAATTTACAGAAATGGAGTATGCATCTAGTTGTGGTTCAGTTTCTAGTTCACTGATGGCAATTGATAGAGCAAGTGGAGAATCAACTGAAGAAGAGTGGGGAGAGTGA
- the LOC110618778 gene encoding putative disease resistance RPP13-like protein 1 translates to MEIATTIGGAILAPVFTALIDQLGSQNLLNYAREGKVLTELNKWKEMLEEIYVVLDDAEEQQMTNKLVKIWADKLRDLAYDVEDILDEFDIEARRRKMKAGESKVRKLIPSYVGMTFRAEMVSKIKEITARLEEIRSQKNRLDLRVIAGERSSKVRERRPTTSVVNKEEIYGRQEDKKAMLEFLNNESSDARVSVISITGMGGLGKTTLAQLLFNEAKLNFDLTAWVLVGDDFDVFRISQTIFQWFGGDFDGKDLNLLQVRLKEKLSDKKFFIVLDDVWNEKYEDWNLFRGPFEYGARGSRIIVTTRSERVSQMMGSVQSYPLKQLSYDDCLSVFVQHALGATNFDEHLDLKAIGEKIVERCQGLPLAAQAIGGVLRGERNLTVWEKLLSSDIWEDKTDVLPALRLSYHHLPSNLKRCFAYCAIFPKDYEFDENELVLQWMAEGFLQQQKEMKQMEELGHEYFQDLLLRSFFQQSTSNKSLYVMHDLINDLALSISREVCFCLNLDDKSKGIKSYSKVRHSAFTRNFQDIFQRFEVFNETNNLRTFSALPKFPKGYVYRLASNVVHDLVPRLKRLRVLSLSGYLFEGLPNSVGDLKHLRYLNLSYTNIERLPKSLSNLWNLQTLKLCECRDLIELHAGIGNLINLMHLDLSGTYHLLEMPREIASLTNLQTLSKFIVGKGDGPGIKELMKFPNLKGQLQIEGLHNVVDIQEAELADLKKKEGLDELALLWTDNLHETRSAEDELWVLSFLQPHQKLGKLLIKFYGGKKFPSWIGDPSFTNMVDVELCSCPNITTLPPLGGLPKLSKLIIEGMGGVKQVGVEFYGDNSSSLQPFPSLETLQIENMLELKQWACSDGLNEAGNFPKLCELRIINCPKLEGKLPSCLPSLKELNIEECQEMLLLSVPDLASLTNLKIRRISRLANLDKVVTQALVALKYLVIDYCDQLMCLWQDSTNLDELACLNHLMINGCRKLVSLVEGEEGLLPCNLEVLSIFGCHELENLPNGLCSLSSLGDLRISYCPKLASFPARGLPYALKRLYIFCCNSLESMPESIMQASDARNQTTHLEDLSVMECPFLASLPCGEFPHSVKSIKFCHWTTKSLESLDDRFSHLIELEIRDSPKLENFPESGLAIPNLRFFKIAKCGNLKSLPNRFQNLKSLTYLGIRNCGSVVSFPEGGLPPNLIRLEISYCENLAQPMFEWRLKRLTSLTNLTISGTSPSTDMVSFPDEEGQLLPSSLTFLSVDALKNLKSISRGLHKLTSLKKLQILYCPKLRSLPKEGLLAKLGTVYIIGCPLLQKRCTKKKGKYWPFIANIPQLEIH, encoded by the coding sequence ATGGAAATTGCAACTACCATTGGAGGTGCTATTCTTGCTCCTGTGTTTACGGCGTTGATTGATCAGTTGGGTTCACAGAACTTGCTCAATTATGCCCGCGAAGGAAAAGTTCTGACTGAACTCAACAAATGGAAGGAGATGTTGGAGGAAATTTATGTGGTGCTTGATGATGCAGAGGAGCAGCAGATGACCAACAAGCTGGTGAAGATATGGGCAGACAAGCTCAGGGACTTGGCTTACGATGTGGAGGACATTCTTGATGAGTTTGACATCGAGGCTCGAAGACGCAAGATGAAAGCTGGTGAGAGTAAGGTACGAAAACTCATTCCTTCTTATGTTGGCATGACGTTCAGGGCTGAGATGGTTTCCAAGATAAAGGAAATTACTGCCCGATTAGAAGAGATCAGGTCACAGAAAAATCGCCTGGATTTGAGGGTGATTGCTGGTGAGAGGAGCAGTAAAGTGAGGGAAAGAAGACCAACAACCTCTGTGGTGAATAAAGAAGAGATCTATGGGAGGCAGGAAGATAAGAAGGCTATGCTTGAATTTTTGAATAATGAGTCTAGTGATGCAAGAGTCTCTGTGATTTCAATAACTGGGATGGGAGGCCTTGGCAAGACAACTCTAGCTCAGCTTCTCTTTAATGAAGCCAAACTGAACTTTGATTTAACGGCTTGGGTTTTAGTTGGTGATGATTTTGACGTTTTCAGAATCTCCCAAACGATTTTCCAGTGGTTTGGTGGAGATTTTGATGGCAAAGATTTGAATTTGCTTCAAGTaagattgaaggaaaagctGTCCgataagaaattttttattgtcCTGGATGACGTTTGGAATGAGAAGTATGAGGATTGGAATCTCTTTCGTGGTCCTTTTGAATATGGGGCAAGAGGAAGCAGAATTATAGTTACAACTCGCAGCGAACGTGTTTCCCAGATGATGGGTAGTGTTCAGTCGTATCCTCTTAAGCAGTTGTCATATGATGATTGTCTTTCTGTTTTTGTTCAACATGCTTTGGGAGCAACAAATTTTGATGAACACTTGGATCTGAAAGCGATAGGTGAAAAAATCGTGGAAAGATGTCAAGGATTGCCTTTGGCAGCGCAGGCCATTGGGGGGGTTCTACGAGGTGAACGAAATCTTACTGTGTGGGAGAAACTGTTAAGCAGTGATATTTGGGAAGACAAAACTGACGTTCTTCCTGCACTGAGGTTGAGCTATCACCACCTTCCTTCTAATTTGAAAAGATGCTTTGCTTACTGTGCTATTTTTCCAAAAGATTATGAATTCGATGAGAATGAGCTGGTTCTCCAATGGATGGCAGAGGGATTTCTCCAGCAACAGAAGGAAATGAAGCAAATGGAAGAGTTGGGTCATGAATATTTCCAGGATTTATTGTTAAGATCCTTTTTTCAACAGTCTACTAGCAATAAATCACTGTATGTAATGCATGACCTAATCAATGATCTAGCTCTATCGATTAGCAGAGAAGTATGCTTTTGCCTTAATTTGGATGATAAGTCCAAGGGGATAAAGTCATATTCAAAGGTTCGCCATTCTGCATTCACTCGAAATTTCCAAGATATCTTTCAAAGGTTTGAAGTCTTCAATGAAACTAACAATTTGCGAACTTTCTCAGCGCTGCCAAAATTTCCAAAAGGGTATGTTTACCGGTTAGCTAGTAACGTGGTGCATGATTTGGTGCCGAGATTGAAACGTTTAAGGGTGCTATCACTGTCTGGTTATTTGTTTGAAGGGCTGCCAAATTCAGTTGGTGACTTGAAACATTTACGCTATCTGAACTTGTCTTACACTAATATTGAAAGATTACCTAAATCATTAAGTAACCTTTGGAACTTACAGACGCTGAAGTTATGTGAGTGTAGGGATCTCATTGAGTTGCATGCAGGCATTGGAAATTTGATCAACTTGATGCACCTTGATCTTAGTGGCACATATCATTTGCTAGAGATGCCACGGGAGATTGCAAGTTTGACAAATCTCCAAACATTATCCAAGTTTATCGTTGGAAAAGGAGATGGACCTGGGATAAAAGAGTTGATGAAATTTCCCAATCTAAAAGGGCAGCTTCAGATTGAGGGGCTACACAATGTGGTAGACATTCAAGAAGCAGAGCTTGCAGATCTAAAGAAGAAGGAGGGTCTTGATGAATTGGCATTGTTATGGACTGATAATTTGCATGAGACACGAAGTGCTGAGGATGAATTATGGGTACTCAGCTTTCTACAACCTCATCAAAAGCTGGGAAagcttttaattaaattttatggtgGTAAGAAATTCCCGTCATGGATAGGAGATCCCTCATTCACAAACATGGTGGACGTAGAGCTTTGCAGTTGCCCAAATATAACCACACTGCCACCACTTGGGGGACTACCCAAACTTAGTAAGCTGATAATAGAAGGCATGGGTGGAGTGAAACAAGTGGGTGTTGAGTTTTATGGGGacaattcttcttctttacaGCCATTTCCGTCTCTAGAGACTCTACAAATTGAGAATATGTTGGAGTTGAAGCAATGGGCTTGTTCTGATGGTCTCAATGAAGCTGGAAATTTTCCCAAACTTTGTGAACTGAGAATAATTAATTGTCCTAAGTTGGAAGGGAAACTGCCTAGCTGTCTTCCTTCCCTAAAGGAACTGAATATTGAAGAATGCCAAGAGATGCTTCTCCTGAGCGTGCCTGATCTAGCCTCACTCACAAACTTAAAGATTAGGAGAATTTCTAGGCTAGCAAATTTAGATAAAGTGGTTACACAGGCCTTGGTGGCACTTAAATACCTGGTGATTGATTATTGCGATCAATTGATGTGCCTATGGCAAGATTCGACTAACTTAGACGAACTTGCTTGTCTGAACCATTTAATGATCAACGGATGTAGGAAGCTTGTGTCATTGGTAGAGGGAGAAGAAGGGCTTTTGCCTTGTAACCTTGAAGTTTTGTCCATATTCGGTTGTCATGAATTAGAGAATCTGCCTAATGGGCTGTGCAGCCTCTCGTCTCTCGGTGATTTGAGGATCAGTTACTGCCCAAAACTTGCGTCCTTTCCAGCTAGAGGTTTGCCTTACGCCCTTAAACGTCTCTATATCTTTTGCTGTAATTCTTTGGAGTCCATGCCGGAGAGCATTATGCAAGCCAGTGATGCTAGGAATCAGACAACTCATCTTGAGGATTTGAGCGTAATGGAATGTCCATTTCTTGCATCTCTTCCATGTGGGGAATTTCCCCATTCAGTTAAGAGTATTAAATTTTGCCATTGGACGACAAAATCATTGGAGTCGCTTGATGATCGGTTCTCGCATCTCATTGAATTAGAAATACGAGATTCCCCCAAGTTAGAGAATTTCCCAGAAAGTGGATTGGCCATCCCCAATCTTAGGTTTTTCAAAATAGCAAAATGTGGGAATTTGAAGTCGCTACCTAATCGATTCCAAaatctgaaatctcttacatatCTAGGGATCAGAAATTGTGGAAGTGTAGTTTCGTTTCCAGAAGGAGGTTTACCCCCAAACCTAATTCGTCTTGAAATTTCGTATTGCGAGAATCTGGCACAACCAATGTTTGAGTGGAGACTCAAAAGACTCACCTCTCTTACCAATTTAACAATCAGTGGTACAAGTCCAAGTACAGATATGGTTTCCTTTCCAGATGAGGAGGGCCAATTGCTTCCCTCTTCCCTCACCTTTCTTTCTGTTGATGCTCTTAAGAATTTGAAATCCATATCCAGGGGGCTTCACAAACTCACTTCGCTTAAGAAGTTACAGATATTGTACTGCCCTAAACTCCGATCCTTGCCAAAAGAGGGCCTTCTTGCCAAGCTTGGAACAGTGTATATCATAGGTTGCCCGCTTCTGCAAAAACGATGcacaaaaaagaaaggaaaatatTGGCCCTTCATTGCTAACATTCCCCAGCTTGAAATCCATTAA